In Acidobacteriota bacterium, a genomic segment contains:
- a CDS encoding acetaldehyde dehydrogenase — protein MEDKDLLSIAEARRLLEAASAAAPILASLTQDRVDAILDAVQAAALPRA, from the coding sequence ATGGAGGACAAGGATCTCCTCTCGATCGCGGAGGCGCGGCGCCTTCTGGAGGCGGCCTCCGCGGCGGCGCCGATCCTCGCGTCGCTGACCCAGGATCGCGTCGACGCCATCCTCGATGCCGTGCAGGCCGCCGCGCTTCCTCGCGC
- the eutM gene encoding ethanolamine utilization microcompartment protein EutM, translating into MGMEALGMVETRGLVASIEAADAMVKAANVVLIGKEYIGAGYVTVMVRGDVGAVKAATDAGAAAARKVGELVSVHVIPRPHAEVESILPGGAGKPARA; encoded by the coding sequence ATGGGAATGGAAGCTCTGGGGATGGTGGAGACTCGCGGGCTCGTCGCCTCGATCGAGGCCGCCGACGCGATGGTGAAGGCCGCCAACGTCGTGCTGATCGGGAAGGAATACATCGGCGCCGGCTACGTCACGGTGATGGTGCGCGGGGACGTCGGCGCCGTGAAGGCGGCGACCGACGCGGGCGCGGCCGCGGCGCGAAAGGTCGGTGAGCTGGTGTCCGTCCACGTCATTCCCAGGCCGCACGCGGAAGTGGAGTCCATTCTCCCGGGCGGCGCCGGAAAACCGGCGCGCGCCTGA
- a CDS encoding DUF2520 domain-containing protein: MRIAIAGTGRVATGLALALASRRGSVALSSIWSRRPAAARALARRCRIEVAAASPGAAIASADVLLLCVADDAIAAVAARFSRESGLRGKVVLHTSGALGPAPLRALRRAGASVGVVHPLAAFPRASSSAAAALFRRPIGFTIGGDAAATRAARRLVRRLGGFPVPAPANRAAYHAAAVMLANHVTVLAAAGLGLVGRRAAMRGPSVRRAFATLIRTAADGIERDGGLKALTGPAARGDVLTIRRHLAALSTERPEVRDLYRDLSREAARLSARRGSLSARALASILRALGSPSRRAR; this comes from the coding sequence GTGAGAATCGCGATCGCCGGAACCGGCCGCGTGGCGACGGGACTCGCCCTCGCGCTCGCCTCCCGCCGGGGGAGCGTCGCCCTCTCTTCGATCTGGTCGCGCCGGCCCGCGGCGGCCCGCGCGCTCGCCCGGCGCTGCAGGATCGAAGTCGCCGCCGCCTCGCCCGGCGCGGCGATCGCCTCAGCCGACGTCCTCCTCCTGTGCGTCGCGGACGACGCGATCGCCGCCGTCGCCGCGAGGTTCTCCCGGGAGTCGGGCCTCCGGGGCAAGGTGGTCCTGCACACGAGCGGTGCGCTCGGCCCGGCCCCGCTCCGCGCCCTCCGGAGGGCCGGGGCCTCGGTCGGCGTCGTGCACCCTCTCGCCGCGTTCCCCCGGGCGTCGTCGAGCGCCGCGGCGGCGCTCTTTCGCAGACCCATAGGCTTCACGATCGGCGGAGACGCCGCGGCGACTCGGGCGGCGCGCCGGCTCGTGAGGCGCCTCGGCGGCTTCCCCGTGCCCGCCCCGGCGAACCGAGCGGCCTACCACGCAGCGGCGGTGATGCTCGCGAACCACGTGACGGTTCTCGCGGCGGCCGGCCTCGGCCTCGTCGGTCGGCGCGCCGCGATGCGAGGGCCGAGCGTCCGCCGCGCCTTCGCGACGCTGATCCGGACCGCCGCGGACGGCATCGAGCGCGACGGGGGGCTCAAGGCGCTGACCGGCCCGGCGGCGCGGGGGGACGTCCTCACGATACGGCGCCATCTCGCCGCTTTGAGCACGGAGCGCCCCGAAGTCCGGGATCTCTACCGCGATCTGAGCCGGGAGGCGGCGCGCCTCTCGGCGCGGCGCGGGAGCCTCTCGGCGCGCGCCCTGGCCTCGATTCTCCGGGCTCTCGGGAGCCCGTCCCGGCGGGCGCGTTGA